Proteins encoded in a region of the Mycolicibacterium neoaurum genome:
- a CDS encoding SDR family NAD(P)-dependent oxidoreductase: MAEIEHAEPTRFAIIGYAARLPGATDASAYWDVLRSGRDAVSPIPEDRWDIDEFFDADPGAPGKVVTRRAGFVDDVTGFDAPFFGVSAREARLMDPQHRLLLETSWRAVEHSGTAPTALANTKTGVFVGLSTHDYLAMASSELNYPEVEAYLAIGTSGAAGAGRISYRLGLHGPAVTVDTACSSSLVAIHQACQALQLGECDMALAGGANVLLSPATMITFSQSRMLAPDGKCKTFDAAADGYVRGEGCGVIVIKRLEDAVRDGDRIRAVIRGSAVNQDGASGGLTVPNGVAQQRVISEALHRAGVAPGDIDYLEAHGTGTSLGDPIEVQAAAAALGKDRDQPLLIGSAKTNIGHLEAAAGIAGVLKVVLALENQELPKHLNFQHPSPHIPWDRIPVRVVEEATTWQRSDRPRLAGVSSFGFSGTNAHVILEEAPETVPAKVAAGDDRRFMVLPLSARTPAALVQAAEEYRTWLGEHPEATLADVCLTAGAARAHLEHRAALVVNSLESARDLLGALADDRPAPGLVRGDCVDAPKTAWLFPGQGSQYAGMARQLFETEPVFADTMTRCADALDIPLLDLIFDAPEGDATIRLTQYAQPAIFAVEMGLARLWESWGLEPDIVLGHSVGQYSAACVAGVFSMEDGIRLLAERGRLFGELPAGGRMAAIFADPDRVERLVDEYPSLSVAAYNGANTVLSGPATDLEKAIAGLADAGVRCDWLDTSHAFHSALLDPALDAFETFANQFEYKAPQRILVCNRTGAALGRTAKLDGAYWRRHARQPVEFAKSVATLAELGCAVLLEVGPQPVLTAAAMRAWPDPAHTPRAIASMRQNGADHRQIIDALAQAYVAGHVPDFDAVVHRPAHKLDLPTYPFQHRQYWFKDKQADKGRTGWTDDAPRTEAVRLLEDGRIAELAALLDGADANQTTIDALSKLAAQHNRQRDAQSIADARYEIRWQQGGAGSASTSDAAWVLIGDDKTAIAGLVDAVAAHGHRHRLLTLPVSDADEQRLVTDLVAAVQEEPDVRILHVAALDSHTAPSMQTLLRMQHRVLDGTQRLFRAAATAGVRAPIWTVSRQAQRVTDVDKVAPEQTLLWGFGRAVALEYPQVWGGLADVSGDVQEWAELIRQIPGLPRGEDQIVLRGRQVWVPRLVRRTGQPNPKPLELRSEATYLITGGLGSLGLEIAAHLAAHGAKQLVLTSRRAPNEAAQKRIADITATHGCAVRVMTADVANPHDIAHLIATVRAELPALAGIVHAAGENSTTPLATLEATELDRVFGGKVWGAWYLSEAVEGLPLDFFVSTSSISSVWGSYGQSAYGAANAFLDGLTWRLREQGIAGYSVNFGPWAAGMADPQARAQLERRGVRTLPPADALAGLADVLVGASVQSVLARVDWSKFLPVYLQTGSRALLAEVAREVPDSVTTPAHTSGATPLVAQLSTAPVQQRKKIVLEYLRNAVAEVTQVDAADIREEAGFFDLGMDSLMAVELRRRLEGAVGQELPATLAMDYPRLSDVADYLLGDVLKLNDRSAARTEAQPVSLASAATDEPIAVIAVACRFPGAPDPDAYWELLSGGVDAIREIPEDRFDVDEFYDPDQQTPGKIYTRNGGYLDSVDTFDPEFFGISPREAMWIDPQQRLMLEIAWEGLERAGYAPSSLRGSRSGVFVGVGANEYSHLLSGNSVDNLEAHFITGNALNAIAGRVAFTLGLEGPAMAVDTACSSSLVAVHQAAQALHSGDCDLALAGGVNVLLSPASIVAASQARMLSPDGRCKTFDAAADGYVRSEGCGVLVLKRLSDAQRDGDRICAVIRSSAVNQDGASSGLTVPNGGAQQRLIASALDRAGLGGGDVDYLEAHGTGTPLGDPIEVQAAAAAYGRGRDAHRPLLIGTAKTNIGHLESAAGVAGLIKVVLSMQHEMLPKTLHFSNPSPHIPWDTLPVKVVDEATPWQTNGRPRRAGVSSFGFTGTNAHVLLEEAPVTLPAEPAVEPETPARETLSVLPLSARSAAGLTALAQQYGGWLAANPDAALADVAFTAGAGRSHFEHRAAVVASTTAEAKMLLEDLVANRLRPGVVRGECTDPPTTAWFFPGQGSQYPGMARELFDTEPVFADTVRSCAQAVDGILPQPLLEVLFGSGREAAETLKHTSFAQPAIFAVEMGLARLWQSWGIEPDVVLGHSVGQYAAACVAGVFSLEDGARLIAERGRLFGSLPAGGRMVAVFADPQYVERAAEAFPRVSVGAYNGRNTVLSGPGEDLEQIVANCSQEGARCTWLETSHAFHSELLDPVLDEFESFAAQFEYAVPSRPLVCNRTGAVLSAETPIDALYWRRHSRQPVQFTESVRTVAGLGCTVLMEIGPQPILTAAALQSWPESAATPRTIVSLRKGANAQRQVADALATAYISGHRPDFSARFHSPAHRLELPTYPFQRRRYWPKAAAVLSSGGTAASGILGSPKDLASGDTVYSNVFSVKTQPWLAHHVIYGTVVVPGATYASMALAAAGAPARVTDVYFYEPIILPDKAAREVQLTLRTVEDGWKFQVHSRPYGVREAEWSLNADGTLTSGVEIDQPDDTIAAPDEAIEHMNRTRPQELFDIFNDLELAWGPTWSSSLRSLWVGDGEAIGDVSVGDELAEHLGSEPIHPVLLDLCTGVAFPSFPAVLAAEQGIHDLFLPLRYGQVQLAAKMPSRFYCRARWHEGPLNSETLVFDLDFVDRDGRVLGGIREFTVKRAPREALLRGLGGDSTRLLYTLGWHEGAAPESATEDTVGTWLIAGFDELAAQRPGAVTIDTPTDPQAWQQAFGGAAERGAAVTGIVWRSRTSAQSGETTAELAVRLEAEVSALLAATQTALAEQSSTLAGGLWILTDGAVATEPGEPVDPVQSALWGFGRTLIAEQPMLRVRMIDGDLSADSWLPAALGTPVTEPEMAVRQGRFLVPRLLHWARNGYLPMPRSEDFVLAPTERGAIDNLRLTEKDVTAPEPHEVQVRIEAAGLNFRDVLNVLGLYPGDPGPIGGDLCGVITEVGEDVTEFEVGQRVFGSMQGAFSSRLNVPAQLLATVPDGISSVDAATIPAAALTVRLAFDWAQIKPGDKVLIHAASGGVGLAAVQMARQHGATVFATASTYKRATLRAMGVEYVYDSRTVDFADQILADTDGAGVDVVLNSLTNDGFIEATVRATALGGRFAEIAKRDIWTPAQMAAVRPDIDYEIIALDVTMMSDPDHIQRLMSEVSDGLADGVWTPVPAEVYPLTEARTAFRRMQQARHIGKIVIQMPKPLQPQGDRTYLLTGGLGALGLHTAGYLAQLGAGDIVLTSRRSPDAETQQAIDAITERYHCRVHVFSADIGDEAEVAGVLERIRRELPPLAGVAHLAGVLDDALLPDQNLDRFRTTLGPKAYGAHHLHRLTAGEDLDFFILYSSASAVLGSPSQSNYATANALLDGLVAQRRAAGLPATAVNFGPWGHGGMASSQAAVANLSAQGMMPLEPSAALAALGEAIRHGVGQSTVLKANWQRTAKMLGGIRPPLLDQVLPSGDSTGGGDSELLQQLQELPVAARAGFVTEFLQREVQGFLRLAQPPAATSRFLDLGTDSLMAVELRNRLFGQFGGKFDISPTAVFDYPTIGELGEHLVSQLPDAEAPAESEAKAG; the protein is encoded by the coding sequence ATGGCCGAGATCGAGCACGCCGAGCCGACGCGATTCGCGATCATCGGCTACGCCGCCCGACTGCCCGGAGCGACCGATGCATCCGCGTATTGGGACGTCCTGCGCAGCGGCCGTGACGCGGTATCCCCGATCCCTGAGGACCGCTGGGACATCGACGAGTTCTTCGATGCCGACCCAGGGGCGCCCGGCAAGGTCGTCACCCGGCGCGCGGGTTTCGTCGACGACGTGACCGGGTTCGACGCACCGTTCTTCGGCGTGTCCGCCCGCGAGGCCCGCCTGATGGACCCGCAGCACCGGCTGCTGCTGGAGACCTCGTGGCGCGCGGTCGAGCATTCGGGCACCGCGCCAACGGCATTGGCCAACACCAAGACCGGCGTGTTCGTCGGGCTGTCCACGCACGACTACCTGGCCATGGCCTCCTCGGAACTGAACTACCCCGAGGTCGAGGCGTACCTGGCCATCGGCACCTCGGGCGCGGCCGGCGCCGGGCGGATCAGCTACCGGCTCGGTCTGCACGGCCCGGCCGTCACCGTCGACACCGCCTGCAGTTCTTCCCTGGTGGCCATCCACCAGGCCTGCCAGGCACTCCAATTGGGCGAGTGCGATATGGCGTTGGCCGGCGGCGCGAACGTGCTGTTGAGCCCGGCCACCATGATCACCTTCTCGCAATCACGCATGCTCGCACCGGACGGAAAGTGCAAGACGTTCGACGCGGCGGCCGACGGATATGTCCGTGGCGAGGGATGCGGCGTCATCGTGATCAAGCGTCTTGAGGACGCGGTGCGCGACGGTGACCGGATCCGCGCCGTGATCCGCGGTAGCGCTGTCAACCAGGACGGTGCCTCGGGCGGCCTGACCGTTCCCAACGGCGTCGCCCAGCAACGCGTCATCTCCGAGGCGCTGCACCGCGCCGGTGTGGCCCCCGGAGATATCGATTACCTGGAGGCGCACGGCACCGGCACGTCCCTCGGCGATCCCATCGAGGTCCAGGCCGCCGCGGCCGCTCTCGGCAAGGATCGCGATCAGCCGCTGCTCATCGGCTCGGCCAAGACCAACATCGGCCACCTGGAGGCCGCCGCCGGTATCGCCGGGGTGCTCAAGGTGGTCTTGGCGCTGGAGAACCAGGAGCTACCCAAGCACCTGAACTTCCAGCACCCGTCCCCGCACATCCCATGGGATCGCATCCCGGTCCGCGTCGTCGAGGAGGCGACCACCTGGCAGCGCTCGGACCGGCCGCGTCTGGCCGGCGTCAGCTCGTTCGGGTTCTCCGGCACCAACGCCCACGTCATCCTCGAGGAAGCGCCCGAAACCGTGCCGGCCAAGGTCGCCGCCGGCGATGACCGGCGGTTCATGGTGCTGCCGCTGTCGGCGCGCACACCCGCCGCACTGGTGCAGGCCGCCGAGGAGTACCGCACCTGGCTCGGCGAGCATCCCGAGGCCACCCTGGCCGATGTCTGCCTGACCGCCGGTGCCGCCCGGGCCCACCTCGAGCACCGGGCCGCACTGGTGGTCAACTCGTTGGAGTCGGCGCGCGACCTGCTCGGCGCGTTGGCCGACGACCGCCCCGCACCGGGTCTGGTGCGCGGTGACTGTGTCGACGCACCCAAGACCGCCTGGTTGTTCCCGGGCCAGGGCAGCCAGTACGCCGGAATGGCACGACAGCTCTTCGAGACCGAGCCGGTCTTCGCCGACACCATGACCCGCTGCGCGGATGCACTCGACATCCCGTTGCTCGATCTGATCTTCGACGCCCCCGAGGGTGACGCGACCATCCGATTGACGCAGTACGCCCAGCCCGCGATCTTCGCGGTCGAGATGGGCCTGGCCAGGCTGTGGGAATCCTGGGGCCTGGAGCCCGATATCGTGCTCGGCCACAGTGTCGGCCAGTATTCGGCGGCCTGTGTCGCCGGTGTCTTCAGCATGGAGGACGGCATCCGACTGCTCGCCGAACGCGGCCGACTCTTCGGTGAGCTGCCCGCCGGCGGCCGGATGGCAGCCATCTTCGCCGATCCCGATCGGGTCGAGCGACTCGTGGACGAGTATCCGAGCTTGTCGGTGGCCGCCTACAATGGCGCGAACACCGTGTTGTCCGGTCCTGCAACGGATCTGGAGAAGGCAATCGCCGGATTGGCCGACGCCGGGGTACGTTGCGACTGGCTGGACACCAGCCACGCCTTCCACTCCGCACTGCTGGACCCGGCGTTGGATGCGTTCGAGACGTTTGCCAATCAGTTCGAATACAAGGCGCCCCAACGTATTCTGGTGTGCAACCGGACGGGGGCCGCGCTCGGCCGAACCGCCAAGCTCGACGGCGCCTACTGGCGCAGGCACGCCAGGCAGCCGGTCGAATTCGCCAAGAGCGTGGCGACATTGGCCGAACTCGGGTGCGCGGTGCTGCTTGAGGTAGGCCCGCAACCTGTGCTGACGGCCGCCGCAATGCGCGCCTGGCCGGATCCGGCCCACACGCCCCGGGCGATCGCCTCGATGCGGCAGAACGGCGCCGATCATCGGCAGATCATCGACGCATTGGCGCAGGCGTACGTCGCCGGACACGTTCCCGATTTCGACGCCGTGGTGCACCGGCCTGCACACAAGCTGGACCTGCCCACCTATCCGTTCCAACACCGCCAGTACTGGTTCAAGGACAAGCAAGCCGACAAGGGCCGGACGGGTTGGACCGACGACGCTCCGCGCACCGAGGCCGTCCGGCTGCTCGAAGACGGCCGCATCGCCGAACTGGCCGCGCTGCTCGATGGCGCCGATGCCAATCAGACAACCATCGATGCCCTGAGCAAGCTTGCCGCACAGCACAATCGGCAGCGCGACGCGCAGTCGATCGCGGACGCCCGTTACGAGATCCGGTGGCAGCAGGGCGGCGCAGGATCGGCGTCCACTTCGGATGCAGCCTGGGTGCTCATCGGTGACGACAAGACGGCCATCGCCGGTCTGGTCGATGCCGTTGCGGCCCACGGCCACCGCCACCGGCTGCTGACGCTGCCGGTCTCCGATGCCGACGAGCAACGTCTGGTGACCGATCTGGTCGCGGCGGTGCAGGAAGAGCCGGATGTGCGCATCCTGCATGTCGCCGCTCTGGACTCCCACACCGCCCCGTCGATGCAGACCCTGTTGCGGATGCAGCACCGCGTCCTCGACGGGACCCAGCGGTTGTTCCGCGCGGCGGCCACTGCCGGCGTGCGCGCACCCATCTGGACCGTGTCACGACAGGCACAGCGGGTCACCGACGTCGACAAGGTGGCACCCGAGCAGACGCTGCTGTGGGGCTTCGGCCGGGCGGTCGCCCTGGAGTATCCCCAGGTGTGGGGCGGGCTCGCCGATGTGAGCGGCGACGTCCAGGAATGGGCGGAACTGATCCGCCAGATTCCCGGCCTACCCCGCGGTGAGGACCAGATCGTTCTCCGCGGTCGCCAGGTCTGGGTGCCGCGCCTGGTGCGGCGCACCGGTCAGCCCAACCCGAAGCCACTGGAATTGCGTTCCGAGGCAACCTATCTGATCACCGGTGGGCTGGGCTCGCTCGGCCTGGAGATCGCCGCGCATCTCGCCGCACACGGCGCCAAGCAGCTGGTCCTCACCAGCCGGCGCGCGCCGAACGAGGCTGCACAGAAACGCATTGCCGATATCACCGCCACACACGGCTGTGCCGTGCGCGTGATGACCGCCGATGTCGCCAACCCGCATGACATCGCCCACCTGATCGCGACGGTTCGCGCCGAATTGCCGGCGCTGGCCGGCATAGTGCACGCCGCAGGCGAGAACAGCACGACACCGCTGGCCACGCTGGAGGCCACCGAGCTGGACCGGGTGTTCGGCGGCAAGGTTTGGGGTGCTTGGTATCTGAGCGAGGCAGTCGAAGGTCTACCGCTGGATTTCTTCGTCTCCACATCGTCGATCTCGTCGGTCTGGGGCAGCTACGGCCAAAGCGCCTACGGCGCGGCCAACGCCTTCCTCGACGGCCTGACCTGGCGGCTGCGCGAGCAGGGCATCGCCGGCTACAGCGTGAATTTCGGTCCGTGGGCGGCCGGTATGGCCGACCCCCAGGCGCGCGCACAACTGGAACGCCGAGGGGTACGTACCCTGCCGCCGGCCGATGCGCTGGCCGGTCTGGCCGACGTATTGGTCGGGGCCAGTGTGCAATCCGTGCTCGCCCGCGTCGATTGGTCGAAGTTCCTCCCGGTGTACCTGCAGACCGGATCGCGTGCACTGCTGGCCGAGGTGGCCCGCGAAGTGCCCGACTCGGTGACCACGCCGGCACATACGTCGGGCGCCACCCCGCTGGTCGCTCAGCTCAGCACCGCACCGGTACAGCAACGTAAGAAGATCGTGCTGGAGTACCTGCGCAATGCGGTCGCCGAGGTGACGCAGGTCGATGCCGCCGACATCCGTGAGGAGGCCGGTTTCTTCGACCTCGGTATGGACTCACTCATGGCCGTGGAGCTGCGCCGCCGCTTGGAAGGAGCAGTGGGCCAAGAGCTTCCGGCGACGCTGGCGATGGATTACCCGCGCCTGTCCGATGTTGCCGATTACCTGCTCGGCGACGTGCTCAAGCTCAACGACCGATCGGCCGCCCGCACCGAGGCGCAGCCGGTCTCGCTGGCGTCGGCGGCCACCGACGAACCGATCGCGGTCATCGCCGTCGCCTGCCGGTTCCCCGGTGCACCGGACCCCGATGCGTACTGGGAGCTGCTCTCCGGCGGTGTCGATGCAATCCGGGAGATCCCCGAGGACCGTTTCGACGTCGACGAGTTCTACGACCCCGACCAGCAGACGCCCGGCAAGATCTACACCCGCAACGGCGGATACCTTGACAGCGTCGACACATTCGACCCCGAGTTCTTCGGTATCTCTCCCCGCGAAGCGATGTGGATCGACCCGCAGCAGCGGTTGATGCTCGAAATCGCATGGGAGGGCCTGGAGCGCGCCGGGTACGCCCCGTCGTCCCTGCGCGGCAGCCGAAGCGGCGTGTTCGTCGGCGTGGGAGCCAACGAGTACTCCCATCTGCTCTCGGGGAATTCGGTGGACAACCTCGAGGCCCACTTCATCACCGGTAACGCGCTGAACGCCATCGCCGGCCGCGTCGCGTTCACGCTCGGCCTGGAGGGCCCGGCCATGGCGGTGGACACCGCCTGCAGTTCATCGCTGGTCGCCGTCCACCAGGCCGCCCAGGCCCTGCATTCCGGTGACTGCGATCTGGCCCTGGCCGGCGGGGTTAACGTCCTGCTCAGCCCGGCCTCCATCGTCGCCGCATCGCAGGCGCGGATGCTGTCGCCCGACGGCCGCTGCAAGACCTTCGACGCCGCCGCCGACGGGTACGTCCGCAGTGAAGGCTGCGGTGTGCTTGTGCTCAAGCGACTCTCCGACGCCCAGCGCGATGGGGACCGGATCTGCGCGGTGATTCGCAGCAGCGCGGTCAACCAGGACGGCGCCTCCAGCGGTCTGACCGTCCCCAATGGTGGTGCCCAGCAACGTCTCATCGCCTCCGCTCTGGACCGCGCCGGCCTCGGCGGCGGTGACGTGGACTATCTGGAGGCGCACGGCACCGGCACGCCGCTCGGTGACCCGATCGAGGTGCAGGCGGCCGCGGCCGCGTACGGCCGCGGGCGTGACGCGCACCGACCACTGCTGATCGGTACCGCCAAGACCAATATCGGACACCTGGAATCCGCGGCGGGCGTCGCGGGCCTGATCAAGGTCGTGCTCTCGATGCAGCACGAGATGCTGCCGAAGACCCTGCATTTCAGCAATCCGTCACCGCACATCCCGTGGGACACCTTGCCGGTCAAGGTCGTCGACGAGGCGACCCCGTGGCAGACCAACGGTCGTCCGCGCCGCGCCGGGGTCAGCTCGTTCGGCTTCACCGGCACCAACGCCCACGTCCTGCTCGAAGAGGCACCGGTGACGCTGCCCGCCGAGCCGGCAGTCGAGCCCGAGACCCCGGCCAGGGAAACGCTTTCCGTGCTGCCGCTGTCGGCCCGTTCGGCGGCGGGGTTGACCGCGTTGGCACAGCAGTACGGGGGCTGGCTGGCCGCCAACCCCGATGCCGCGCTCGCCGATGTGGCCTTCACCGCGGGTGCGGGTCGCTCGCACTTCGAGCATCGTGCCGCGGTGGTCGCCAGTACCACCGCCGAGGCCAAGATGCTGCTGGAAGACCTGGTGGCCAACCGGTTGCGGCCGGGTGTCGTGCGCGGTGAGTGCACCGATCCCCCGACCACCGCCTGGTTCTTCCCGGGCCAGGGCAGCCAGTACCCCGGCATGGCGCGCGAACTCTTCGACACCGAGCCGGTTTTCGCCGATACCGTGCGCAGTTGCGCGCAGGCCGTCGACGGGATCCTGCCGCAGCCGCTGCTTGAGGTGCTGTTCGGCTCGGGCCGCGAGGCCGCCGAGACACTCAAGCACACCTCGTTCGCGCAGCCGGCGATCTTCGCCGTGGAGATGGGCCTGGCCCGGCTCTGGCAGTCCTGGGGTATCGAACCGGATGTGGTGCTCGGGCACAGTGTCGGCCAGTACGCGGCGGCCTGTGTCGCCGGGGTGTTCAGCCTCGAGGACGGTGCCCGGCTGATCGCCGAGCGTGGACGACTGTTCGGCAGTCTGCCCGCAGGTGGCCGGATGGTGGCGGTGTTCGCCGATCCCCAGTACGTCGAACGCGCCGCCGAGGCCTTCCCACGGGTGTCGGTCGGGGCCTACAACGGCCGCAACACGGTGTTGTCGGGCCCTGGCGAGGACCTGGAGCAGATCGTCGCCAACTGCAGCCAGGAGGGCGCCCGCTGCACCTGGCTGGAGACCAGCCATGCGTTCCACTCCGAACTGCTGGACCCGGTTCTCGACGAGTTCGAGTCGTTCGCCGCGCAGTTCGAGTATGCGGTGCCGTCTCGACCATTGGTCTGCAACCGGACCGGCGCGGTGCTCAGCGCAGAGACGCCGATCGATGCGCTGTACTGGCGGCGGCATTCCCGTCAGCCGGTGCAGTTCACCGAGAGTGTGCGCACGGTGGCCGGGTTGGGCTGCACGGTGCTGATGGAGATCGGGCCCCAGCCGATCCTGACCGCGGCCGCCCTGCAGTCGTGGCCGGAGTCTGCGGCCACGCCGCGGACCATCGTGTCACTGCGTAAGGGGGCCAACGCACAGCGTCAGGTCGCCGACGCGCTGGCCACCGCCTACATCAGCGGGCACCGGCCGGACTTCTCGGCGCGATTCCACAGCCCGGCCCACCGACTCGAGCTGCCGACCTACCCCTTCCAGCGGCGCCGCTACTGGCCCAAGGCCGCGGCGGTCCTGAGCTCGGGTGGCACGGCCGCGTCGGGGATCCTCGGCAGCCCGAAGGATCTGGCCTCCGGGGACACCGTCTACAGCAATGTGTTCTCGGTGAAGACCCAACCGTGGCTGGCCCATCACGTCATCTACGGGACCGTCGTGGTTCCCGGTGCCACCTATGCGTCGATGGCGTTGGCCGCAGCCGGTGCCCCGGCGCGGGTGACCGACGTCTACTTCTACGAGCCGATCATCCTGCCGGACAAGGCGGCCCGTGAGGTGCAGCTGACCCTGCGCACGGTGGAGGACGGCTGGAAGTTCCAGGTGCACTCCCGGCCGTACGGGGTGCGGGAGGCCGAATGGTCGCTCAACGCGGACGGCACGTTGACCTCCGGTGTCGAGATAGATCAGCCGGACGACACGATCGCCGCGCCCGACGAGGCGATCGAGCACATGAACAGGACCCGTCCGCAGGAACTGTTCGACATCTTCAACGATCTCGAACTGGCCTGGGGCCCGACGTGGTCCAGCTCGCTGCGCTCGCTGTGGGTGGGTGACGGTGAAGCCATCGGCGATGTGTCCGTCGGCGATGAACTCGCCGAGCATCTCGGCAGCGAACCGATCCACCCCGTGTTGCTCGATCTGTGCACCGGTGTCGCGTTCCCGTCGTTCCCGGCCGTACTGGCCGCCGAACAGGGCATCCATGATCTGTTCCTGCCGCTGCGATACGGGCAGGTGCAGCTGGCTGCCAAGATGCCGAGCCGGTTCTACTGCCGGGCTCGGTGGCATGAAGGTCCGCTCAATAGCGAAACACTGGTGTTCGACCTGGATTTCGTCGACCGTGACGGTCGCGTCCTGGGTGGTATCCGCGAGTTCACCGTCAAGCGCGCACCGCGTGAAGCCTTGTTGCGCGGCCTCGGTGGTGACTCGACCCGGTTGCTCTACACCCTCGGTTGGCATGAGGGCGCGGCACCGGAATCGGCCACCGAAGACACCGTGGGAACGTGGCTGATCGCCGGATTCGACGAGTTGGCCGCGCAACGGCCCGGTGCGGTCACCATCGATACGCCCACCGACCCGCAGGCCTGGCAGCAGGCCTTCGGCGGGGCCGCCGAGCGCGGGGCTGCCGTCACCGGGATCGTTTGGCGCAGCCGGACTTCAGCGCAATCCGGCGAGACGACCGCAGAGCTGGCCGTCCGGCTTGAGGCCGAGGTGAGCGCATTGCTCGCGGCCACCCAGACGGCGCTGGCCGAGCAGTCCAGCACCCTGGCGGGTGGTCTGTGGATCCTCACCGACGGCGCGGTAGCCACCGAACCCGGTGAGCCGGTCGATCCGGTGCAGTCCGCGCTCTGGGGATTCGGACGCACGTTGATCGCCGAGCAGCCGATGCTGCGGGTCCGGATGATCGACGGGGATCTCTCGGCGGACAGCTGGTTGCCCGCGGCGTTGGGCACCCCCGTCACCGAGCCGGAGATGGCCGTGCGGCAGGGCCGCTTCCTGGTGCCACGGCTGTTGCACTGGGCGCGTAACGGTTACCTGCCGATGCCGCGGTCGGAAGACTTCGTGCTCGCACCGACCGAGCGCGGGGCCATCGACAACCTGCGCCTGACCGAGAAGGACGTGACGGCACCCGAGCCCCACGAGGTGCAGGTCCGGATCGAGGCGGCCGGGCTGAACTTCCGTGACGTGCTCAACGTGCTCGGTCTGTACCCGGGAGATCCGGGGCCGATCGGTGGCGACCTGTGCGGCGTGATCACCGAGGTGGGCGAGGACGTCACCGAATTCGAGGTCGGGCAACGGGTGTTCGGCTCGATGCAGGGGGCCTTCTCCAGCCGGTTGAACGTGCCTGCGCAGCTGTTGGCGACCGTGCCCGACGGCATCAGCTCGGTCGATGCCGCGACCATTCCCGCGGCGGCTCTGACGGTGCGGCTGGCCTTCGACTGGGCGCAGATCAAGCCGGGTGACAAGGTGCTCATCCACGCTGCCAGTGGTGGCGTGGGCCTGGCGGCGGTGCAGATGGCCCGCCAGCACGGTGCGACGGTGTTCGCCACCGCGAGCACCTACAAGCGGGCGACGTTGCGGGCCATGGGTGTCGAGTATGTGTACGACTCGCGCACCGTCGATTTCGCCGACCAGATCCTGGCCGACACCGATGGTGCCGGCGTGGACGTGGTGCTCAACAGCCTGACCAACGACGGTTTCATCGAGGCGACGGTCCGGGCGACGGCACTGGGCGGGCGTTTCGCCGAGATCGCCAAGCGCGATATCTGGACCCCCGCCCAGATGGCCGCGGTGCGTCCGGATATCGACTACGAGATCATCGCGTTGGACGTGACGATGATGAGCGATCCCGACCACATCCAGCGTCTGATGTCCGAGGTCTCCGATGGTCTGGCCGATGGGGTGTGGACGCCGGTGCCCGCCGAGGTCTACCCGTTGACCGAGGCCAGGACCGCCTTCCGCCGCATGCAACAGGCGCGCCATATCGGCAAGATCGTCATCCAGATGCCCAAACCGCTGCAGCCTCAAGGTGATCGGACTTACCTGTTGACCGGCGGCCTGGGCGCGCTCGGTCTGCACACGGCTGGTTATCTCGCACAGCTCGGCGCCGGCGATATCGTGCTGACCAGTCGTCGCAGCCCCGATGCGGAGACCCAGCAGGCGATCGACGCCATCACCGAGCGCTACCACTGCCGGGTGCATGTCTTCTCGGCCGATATCGGCGACGAAGCCGAGGTGGCCGGGGTCCTGGAGCGCATTCGGCGGGAGCTGCCGCCGCTGGCCGGTGTCGCACATCTGGCCGGTGTGCTCGATGATGCGTTGCTGCCGGATCAGAATCTGGACCGGTTCCGAACAACCTTGGGCCCCAAGGCGTACGGCGCACACCACCTGCACCGACTCACCGCCGGCGAGGATCTGGACTTCTTCATCCTGTACTCCTCGGCCTCGGCGGTGCTCGGTTCGCCATCGCAGTCGAACTACGCAACCGCCAACGCGCTGCTCGATGGACTTGTCGCGCAGCGTCGCGCGGCCGGTTTGCCCGCCACCGCGGTGAACTTCGGCCCGTGGGGCCATGGCGGTATGGCCAGTTCACAGGCCGCGGTGGCCAACTTGAGCGCCCAGGGCATGATGCCGCTGGAGCCGTCGGCCGCGTTGGCTGCCCTCGGCGAGGCGATCCGACACGGCGTCGGGCAGTCCACGGTGCTCAAGGCGAACTGGCAGCGGACCGCCAAGATGCTCGGTGGTATCCGTCCGCCACTGCTGGATCAGGTTCTGCCGAGCGGTGATTCGACAGGTGGCGGCGACAGCGAGTTGCTCCAGCAGCTCCAGGAGCTTCCGGTGGCAGCGCGTGCGGGATTCGTCACCGAATTCCTGCAGCGCGAGGTGCAAGGCTTCCTGCGCCTGGCGCAGCCGCCGGCGGCCACCAGCCGATTCCTGGATCTGGGCACCGACTCGCTGATGGCGGTCGAGCTGCGCAACCGGTTGTTCGGGCAGTTCGGCGGCAAGTTCGACATCAGCCCGACGGCGGTGTTCGACTATCCGACGATCGGTGAGCTCGGTGAGCATCTGGTCTCGCAGCTGCCCGATGCCGAGGCTCCTGCCGAGTCCGAGGCCAAAGCCGGCTGA